aggcctcgtcttaatccgagttacggtttaggatttatggccctccgatagtcactacaccctattaacgttgtgctgaaatttctgacctactcgcacttaaaccgttgccacggtcaaacgaagatgagttaggttctgaaaatttgtcagctgttaggggactcatatacaaaGCCATAGTCACTGACtatgtgtcttttcgatttacgtagaggtcgtagcagctgaccgaagtctgcccattgtttcgatctctattcttgtcaaacttacttagcttttatgatgatgaatgatgatgatgatgacacttaaacttattttatgcactattagaatctattaaaacaacctactgacctagtaacccttgatttaggttgacgacctttcggaccgacttactacttgcgtactttcattaccgactttaccgcttttatcactgtgagttatagtatccctttttacttttactaattttgggactgagaatacatgcgctttttacattttacatactaggcacgagtacgtaAACTTTAtttgtgtgtgggttatataacggcataaacattccctttagcacggtaacgtttagtcattggtctttgaaccggtgaatgcgaatcttagatatggatccatagggtttgacatccccactcgggctagtcgtgctagcatttaatgagtgtttaatacttcgtgaacatacgcactcgccaagtgtactttcagggggttataaacgttaagtctagttaccgggtgcccacggttatgcatatacttttcatactgttttgatacgctgttgtagcactgaaatctcgtggcctatcttacgttactattacaacttaaactatagctcaccaacattcgtgttgactttttaagcgtgtatttctcatgtgcctagaggtttattgcttccgttgttagacttgatgtcatgctgttacacttgctgtcatgctgttattgaattgctgttatggacctactgtactagttatccgctgcattactagagatgtctcaaattatggaacttatgttttgcattcgtaaacttatgttattttggaacaatggtttgtgataagtcttttgacatgttatctttgtaaaacgttatctttttaatgaatacaaattggttttcaaacagcatatagtgtttgaccttgtaatgatcctgttgttgatgatccatacacgatggttttgtacggggcgtcacagaacgtgttcggagcatgctcagtatggctaagctgccaaagccattctggggagaagcagtcagagccgcatgttacttgatcaaccgatctccatcagtaccactgaattttgaagttccggagaaactttggtctggaaaggatccatcatactctcacttaagagtatttggatgtttggcgtacgcacatgtatccaaggagctcaggcagaagctagatgcaaggaccactccatgcatattcataggctatggagatgaagaatttggatacagattatgggatccaaaggagaaaaaggtgatcagaagtagggacgtggtgttccatgaaagccagacaatagaagatattgaaaagcccacaatatctcagaagtcaaatgttgctgctcaggtgccagaggcaataacggaatcattcatgagaaatgaattttcagtgcaggaagaaatgccagaagtagaagataatgaggaaaatgacggtgctgagcagggggagccacaaccccatctgccagacgttccagcaccatcacaaggtcaagatgatggtggatctcctcagaatgttccagaagttcgtagatctgaacgaggtcggattccatcgagtagatatccagaatccgagtaccttctacttacttaagatggagaaccagagagttttcatgaagcagtatctcataaggacaaagaaaaatggttgctcgtaatgcaggatgagatggattctctgcagaaaaatcaaacttatgagattgtagaacttccacgcgggaagaaggcactgaaaaataaatgggtgttcaagctgaaaaaggatggtagtggaaaagtggtgaaatacaaagcacggcttgtagtcaaaggattccaacagaagaaagggattgattttgacgagatattttcaccagtagtcaagatgacttcaattagagtcatacttggattggtcgcaagtatgaacttggagcttgaacagatggatgtaaagacagcttttctacatggagatttacatgaagaaatttacatggagcagctggaaggttttgaggtttcaggaaataacctcgtatgcaagctgaagaaaagtttatatggtttaaagcaggcacctaagcagtggtacaagaagtttgactcgtgcatggtgagtcaagggtacaagaaaactgcagcagatgagtgtgtctacattcagaagttttctggaggagatttcgttgctcttctactatatgtagacgatattttgatcgtaggaaaagacgcaacgaagatcaaccagctgaagaaggaactctcgaagtcttttgacatgaaagacttaagacaggctcaacagattttgggaatgcagataacccgagacaggaagaataaaaggttatggctatctcaggagaagtatattgaacgagtgctttcatgtttcaatatgaacaatgccaaacctgttagcattccattagccaaccatttcaacttaagcaagagttcttgtccctcatccaaggaagagatcggggagatgtcttcagtaccatattcttcagcagttggaagtttgatgtatgcaatggtgtatacaaggcccgatattgctcatgcagtgggaacggtgagtcgttttctctcgaaccccgggaaagatCATTGGAAtgtggtaaaatggattctcagatatcttaagggtacaacgaatctatgtatttgttacgggggagctgatccaatcttggaaggctatacagatgcggatatggccagagatcctgatagtaggaaatctacttcaggattcatttacacttttgcaggaggagctgtttcatggcagtcaagactacaaaagtgtgttgcattatccacatctgaagcagagtatattgctgccgcagaagctggaaaagaaatgttgtggttaaagcgttatctccaagaatttggaatcaagcaaaaggagtacaaggtacattgtgacagtcagagtgctctatatttgagcaagaactccatgtaccattcccgtacaaaacatattgatattcgctatcattggatacgcgaggtaattgatcgacaactgttgagactagtgaagatccatacaaaggagaatcctgcggatatgttaacaaaggtggtgactcgagagaagttggagttatgcagagacataactggaatgtttgtggattcgactggagggggagaattgaagatttccagcctacaatctagaagcccaccttctagatattcaaagtaggcaaccttgacaactcatatggaagtagcaaagttaataatgatgacggccgccaaccttctccgttcacaccattccaccaccatagaatttttactataaatagaggtgcaaacctcagttgtaaatcatcccaaatcactcagagaagtgtaatcacaacctagatagtgtgtgtgagttttgagagtttttttttaagagttttgtaatactctgtaaatctattcttgtgagtaatagagttgtttttctctcaaatttgtatctcccaacgtccaggcgatcccctcttcctaacattaTACTCTGTTAGCTTAATTGCAATTTttgtttgattttatttaattcgtatgTTTGGTTCATAAAATTACACAGTTAGGTTTGGAAACAAAACACAATTAGTGTTTATGcatatttttgtgcaaattacacatCAATGTAGCTGCATATTTTACATAAAAAAAGGATTGATGTATGATTTGCAATTTATATTAGGGTTCTTTTAAACAGTTCTCAAATCTTTTGATTTTTGCAAAACTTTGCTACAATGGTACATAAACTAGATCGTACATAATATTTTTGTTTTCATTTCATGTAAGTGACATACTGTGAGATGACTCAGTTTTCTTTTTATATGCTAATAAAGTGATGATGTCATCCACAAGAAATTGGTTCGACCTTCCACCCGAATTGAAGGTTAATATACTATCCAGAATTGGTCATTTTCAAATACTTGAGAATGCACAATATGTGTGTAGTGATTGGTATAAAGTCTGCAAGGACCCTTCAATTTGGAAAGTCATCAATTTGTTCAGGTTGAGGGAATCAATCTACTCAAGTGACTTTTGGTATGCTGGTTTGCCTGGAATCTGTAAAATTTGTAAAAATGTTGTTGATAGAAGCGGGGGTCAATTGGTTGACATTGTCATCCCGGACCTTCAAACTGATGAGGTTCTTATGTATGTTGCAGATAGGTATGTTACTATTCACGCTCAGGGGCGGACCAAAGAAGGGGCAGAGGGGCACCcgccccagtggatttgcaatttttagtgcaaatttttccggtttttcgattttgctcCCGGTGGAATATATTTTTTTCCGGTTATATTTTATGTAACTTTGAGTTTTATAAAAGGCCCAGGTGCACGTAAGCAGGTTGGCCCAACTATTTGGATGCCTTGAATACTCCGTACTGTTTATATATAGTTTGAGACTGtaatacaagtaattgaaattacccgTTCAATTCCAACAGTTTTCTTCACTGCGATGTGAGTTGATTTTTTAGGGTTATCATCTTGTTATCTATAGTCGCGATATGTATTTGTTGAATTTATACTCTATTAGCTTAATTGCAATTTttgtttgattttatttaattcggaTGTTTGGTTCATAAAATTACACAGTTAGGTTTGGAAACAAAACACAATCAGTGTTTATGcatatttttgtgcaaattacacatCAATGTAGCtgcatttttttcataaaaaaggaTTGATGTATGATTTGCAATTTATATTAGGGTTCTCTTAAACGGTTCTCAAATCTTTTGATTTTTGCAAAACTTTGCTACAATGGTACATAAACTAGATCGCACAtaatatttttgtttacatttcatGCAAGTGACATACTGTGAGATGACTCAGTTTTCTTTTTATATGTTAATAAAGTGATGATATCATCCACAACAAATTGGTTCGATCTTCCACCCGAATTGAAGATTAATATACTATCCAGAATTGGTCATTTTCAAATACTTGAGAATGCACAATATGTGTGTAGTGATTGGTATAAAGTCTGCAAGGACCCTTCAATTTGGAAAGTCATCAATTTGTTCAGGTTGAGGGAATCAATCTACTCAAGTGACTTTTGGTATGGTGGTTTGCCTGGAATCTGGAAAATTTGTAAAAATGTTGTTGATAGAAGCGGCGGTCAATTGGTTGACATTGTCATCCCGGACCTTCAAACTGATGAGGTTCTTATGTATGTTGCAGATAGGTTTGTAACTATGCACGCTTAttgtttacattttacatacttatAATAAGAAGGTGGTGGCAACTTATTGGATTTAAGTGATTGTTAtgatgggtttttttttttttttgacagatCAAGGAAGCTAAAACGTCTCTACATGCGTTGTGGTTGGAGTGACGATTTGTCTATAAAATCTTTGCATGAGGCTTTAAAGAAATTCCCATTATTGGAGGAACTCAGTGTGGACTTTGAGTATCTTACGAAGGAGGCTATTGAAAGTGCTGGACGTTATTGCCCACTACTAAAAACATTGACTTTAAAGAAATTTAGTTCATCTCGAAAAGTTAATGATGAGATAGGTGCGGCTATTGGGGAGAACTTACATGAGTTAAGGCACCTTAAACTCATTAATAACACCATTTCAAATATTGGGCTGAAGGCGATTTTGGACGGATGTCATCAACTTGAACTTCTTGACTTGAGTGTGTGTGTGCATATTGATCTCAATGGAGATGTGGTGAAAAAATGTTCAGAGCGGATTAAACATCTAACTCTGCCCGATTTTCATTATGAAGAGTAATGAAGATTTTGAttctgaagatgataatgatgattatgatgatgtctGAT
This genomic stretch from Rutidosis leptorrhynchoides isolate AG116_Rl617_1_P2 chromosome 11, CSIRO_AGI_Rlap_v1, whole genome shotgun sequence harbors:
- the LOC139875951 gene encoding putative F-box/LRR-repeat protein 9, whose amino-acid sequence is MSSTRNWFDLPPELKVNILSRIGHFQILENAQYVCSDWYKVCKDPSIWKVINLFRLRESIYSSDFWYAGLPGICKICKNVVDRSGGQLVDIVIPDLQTDEVLMYVADSDWYKVCKDPSIWKVINLFRLRESIYSSDFWYGGLPGIWKICKNVVDRSGGQLVDIVIPDLQTDEVLMYVADRSRKLKRLYMRCGWSDDLSIKSLHEALKKFPLLEELSVDFEYLTKEAIESAGRYCPLLKTLTLKKFSSSRKVNDEIGAAIGENLHELRHLKLINNTISNIGLKAILDGCHQLELLDLSVCVHIDLNGDVVKKCSERIKHLTLPDFHYEE